The following proteins are encoded in a genomic region of Halomicrobium zhouii:
- a CDS encoding DUF7512 family protein, translated as MIEVGTLSPAVQAGVLIGAVLFEAMILYVGYGFVEQVVGNRLIERIENN; from the coding sequence ATGATCGAGGTCGGAACGCTCTCACCGGCGGTACAGGCCGGTGTCCTCATCGGGGCGGTCCTCTTCGAGGCGATGATCCTCTACGTCGGCTACGGCTTCGTGGAACAGGTAGTCGGAAATCGACTGATCGAGCGCATAGAGAACAACTAA
- a CDS encoding universal stress protein, producing MRAIYATDLSAASEAAIENETCLECLQRIGVETIHLVTVVPSNVHAGMPGMDLEGRRERGLRQYANVMENAGFDVETHVVRGTPHRRINGIAETVRADLTIVGSRGQSPLENRVIGSTARNLARSTVVPLLVNRIERAEDEPEVLHEHLFQRVLYATDFSENAERAFDAFSYLRHATQEATLVHVRSPKDQGAEDPEDRLADLASTLEDWDIETETRVRQGDPADEILAVEDEVTPTTTLVGSRGRSRLRRLMLGSVSEEIVARADGNVYLVPPPRTA from the coding sequence ATGAGAGCGATCTACGCGACCGACCTCTCGGCGGCGAGCGAAGCGGCAATCGAGAACGAGACCTGTCTCGAGTGTCTCCAGCGCATCGGCGTCGAGACGATTCACCTGGTCACGGTCGTTCCCTCGAACGTCCACGCCGGGATGCCCGGGATGGACCTCGAAGGGCGACGCGAGCGCGGGCTCCGGCAGTACGCGAACGTCATGGAGAACGCCGGCTTCGACGTCGAGACCCACGTCGTCAGGGGGACGCCACACCGCCGGATCAACGGCATCGCCGAGACCGTCCGCGCCGACCTGACCATCGTCGGGTCGCGCGGCCAGAGTCCCCTCGAGAACCGCGTCATCGGGTCGACGGCGCGAAACCTCGCCAGGTCGACCGTCGTGCCGCTGCTGGTCAACCGCATCGAGCGCGCCGAGGACGAACCCGAGGTGCTTCACGAGCACCTGTTCCAGCGCGTCCTCTACGCCACCGACTTCTCCGAGAACGCCGAGCGGGCCTTCGACGCGTTCTCCTACCTCCGGCACGCGACCCAGGAGGCGACGCTCGTCCACGTCCGGTCGCCGAAGGACCAGGGCGCCGAAGACCCCGAGGACCGGCTCGCCGATCTCGCGTCGACGCTCGAAGACTGGGACATCGAGACCGAGACCCGGGTCCGCCAGGGCGACCCGGCCGACGAAATCCTCGCCGTCGAGGACGAGGTGACGCCCACCACGACGCTGGTCGGGTCACGGGGTCGAAGCCGCCTCCGCCGGCTGATGCTCGGGAGCGTCTCCGAGGAGATCGTCGCCCGGGCCGACGGGAACGTCTACCTGGTGCCGCCGCCGCGGACGGCCTGA
- a CDS encoding DUF7342 family protein, giving the protein MDTTDTSDRMPGEDEEPPDFDAWESPEELLKGGPTRERLLDVVMQLREPTKVSEIAERADCDTETARDYLGWFTEMGMVRELSGRPVRYERNDSYLRWRRVEQIREQYSETEIVERLKDTLDTAEAYRERFDAESPGEVSLVDAGREAAVEDVWEAISDWKTVEERAALLDAARRDDLSGGRAGRVNA; this is encoded by the coding sequence ATGGATACGACCGATACGTCCGACAGGATGCCCGGTGAGGACGAGGAGCCACCTGACTTCGATGCGTGGGAGTCGCCGGAGGAACTGCTGAAGGGCGGCCCGACGAGAGAGCGGCTGCTCGATGTCGTGATGCAGTTGCGGGAGCCGACGAAGGTATCGGAGATAGCCGAGCGTGCGGACTGTGACACGGAGACTGCGCGTGATTATCTCGGCTGGTTTACGGAGATGGGAATGGTTCGTGAGCTATCGGGTCGGCCTGTGCGGTACGAGCGGAACGATTCGTATCTACGGTGGCGCAGAGTCGAGCAGATCCGCGAGCAGTATTCGGAGACGGAAATCGTCGAGCGACTCAAGGATACACTCGACACGGCAGAAGCGTACCGGGAGCGCTTCGATGCGGAATCTCCCGGCGAAGTGTCGCTGGTCGATGCAGGTCGCGAAGCCGCTGTCGAGGACGTCTGGGAAGCGATCTCTGACTGGAAGACGGTCGAGGAGCGTGCGGCGTTGCTAGATGCGGCACGTCGTGACGATCTGTCGGGTGGGCGCGCTGGGAGAGTCAATGCCTGA